One window of the Dendropsophus ebraccatus isolate aDenEbr1 chromosome 12, aDenEbr1.pat, whole genome shotgun sequence genome contains the following:
- the APOE gene encoding apolipoprotein E has product MRTMNWTILLLTIGLLAGAQARSLFKDAPRNKWESALDSFWQTLNKVEEAADEATLRMRDSQIGKELDGLIKETMEELSNYADDLKSKVGPMAQDAQQRFNDEVSALADKLKNDMEDTKSRAIQYSGDLRSMFDQNIEDVQGKVSMYMKKLKKRLAKDSEDLKQKLGEYGEGLSKNTQEKVENLRKNLEPYVTNLKKKGEERLKSLKDAMDEQGKQLRDRFASVAKDVQNKVKKMASDVKASVDKVSDTMKKWFNPSIDNLRNQLQNLAKSLQNKKQ; this is encoded by the exons ATGAGAACCATGAATTGGACTATTCTGCTGTTGACCATTGGGCTCCTGGCAG GAGCCCAGGCCCGGTCACTCTTCAAAGACGCACCAAGAAACAAATGGGAGTCTGCCCTGGACAGTTTTTGGCAGACGCTGAACAAAGTGGAGGAGGCCGCAGACGAAGCCACTTTAAGGATGAGAGATTCTCAGATCGGAAAGGAACTTGA tggaCTTATCAAAGAAACTATGGAGGAACTGAGCAATTATGCAGATGACTTAAAGAGTAAGGTCGGCCCCATGGCCCAGGATGCTCAGCAACGTTTCAACGATGAGGTCTCTGCTCTGGCCGATAAACTTAAAAATGACATGGAAGACACAAAGTCTCGGGCCATCCAGTACTCTGGAGACCTGCGCTCCATGTTTGATCAGAACATTGAAGACGTTCAGGGAAAAGTCAGTATGTACATGAAGAAGCTAAAGAAACGTCTTGCAAAAGACAGCGAAGATCTTAAGCAAAAGCTGGGCGAATACGGAGAGGGCCTCAGCAAGAACACTCAGGAAAAAGTAGAAAATCTCCGTAAAAATCTTGAACCCTACGTGACCAACCTGAAGAAAAAGGGAGAAGAACGTCTTAAGTCTCTGAAAGATGCCATGGATGAACAAGGGAAACAACTGAGGGATAGATTTGCTTCAGTGGCAAAAGATGTGCAGAACAAAGTCAAGAAAATGGCCTCTGATGTCAAGGCCAGTGTAGACAAGGTGTCAGACACGATGAAAAAGTGGTTCAACCCATCCATAGACAACCTCCGTAACCAGCTTCAAAACCTGGCCAAGAGTCTGCAGAACAAGAAGCAATAA